Part of the Anoplolepis gracilipes chromosome 13, ASM4749672v1, whole genome shotgun sequence genome, aaatgtgttctTTATCGActgttacaataaaaataaaagtgtatgtACCGAACTTCCGACTCAGATATAATTATGCTACTTTGCTAGTTTTACTTTCGTGTCTATCAACTTTTTTTGTAACTTATTGCCGTTCACACACTGCCGTCTTTTCCCCCCTTTCgtaatcataattatacacagagcttttaaaataatcatatgtcTGTTAATTATTCGCAGTAatggaaaatgaaaaaaaaacatcgagGGAGATATGgataatgaatatatgtagatatgcCTCATACGAATCCTAAGCTAAAATGTAGGGCCTGCAGAGAATCGTATTCGGcgtatctttaattttttattttaacttatctaaatttaatgtaGTAGCATATAACgtacaattacataaatattttctatctagagcaaaaggaaatatttcgtattttagaatattttacgataaaacaGCAAAATTGAAGTAGAATGATAAATTtggatatttctatttaaatagacttaaataaaaatcaattttacaacGTCAGTATATGCCCggcgattttatattattatcaatataactTCTTAGAAAAAACATCTAgtgcgtatatgtatatataagagatataggtatataatatatatcttttatgatcgtaataatgcataataatatatatattatatataacgtacatatatgtatatatgtatatgttaacaaataaattttcttaaatctcGTACGTTCACGATATGTATACGATCTTTAGTCGTTATAGCTTCGTCAAGCCTTAAATCGACTTAATTAATCAGTTTATCTTACAAGTAGATTTGGGCGTATAAATGatatgtgtacgtgtgtatgtgATACGGTCACGCGCTTTTGCCTGCGTATTCGAAAgagaagatattattttttaaatatattttcgcgaATTAGACATCGCACTGTATCAATCACATGATTTCCTCCGCAAAGTTGATGTACGATACTTAATAccgttacaaataaaattcacgcaatatacgaaaataaatataaaacatgtcACACGTTATGTGGGatcttaacattttatttttgtacatatagGTTTTCTTTACTATTATCgatgaaataaaacattaatgaaaaaaaaaatttgcagcGAAATGTTATTGCAATCGAAGAAAGGctgcattatataaaataaagctaaGGATTAAAATGTcctttaaaattctctttcgaaAAGCTCGGCTAGACGCGCCAATATAACGCATACAGATGTTCTTAGTATTCCGCCACATGGCATGTTTCTTCTTACAATAATGCCTTAGGCTTAATTCTATCTTATCCTTATTATATGTATCGAATAGCAAAACACATATTACTTTCCGCGTTAGCACTGTGATCAGCACTACGTCCTTATGAACTCTACAGCATTCTTCTAcgcaatcgatttttttactcGATGTGTCTTCTCTGAGACACGCATTCGCCTGGATGCATTGTTGGATCCGGCATTCGCTGAATGTTTTTCGAAGCGAAGCacgcataatttatatttccgtATGTCACGATCTTTTTCCGCTATGTaagcataaattattatttttaagatagatagaagataaatattttatacacaagaGTCAGGAATTACGGGTCTATAGTTGTTTGTCTCGCAAACACGTGCGTCGCATATGATGCCTCTTTTTGCAAGATGATGCAATTTTAGCGTACACGTATAGCGACGACGAAGTAGCCGGTCATAAAGCGGACGCAACGAGGCGTTTGAATAACCGCGTTTGTGCTCTACCGACACTTTGACAAGTGTCGGTTTCCTGCTGAGAATATCGTTGAGAGTATTACGTGTCATCAGCACAGTCGTTATCTCATTTCGTGCGGTCGGGTCTTTGCGAATCGAATTAAGTATCGGGATGATCTCAAGATGTTAGCGACTGCCGCGTAGAGACATTCCAGAGGAAAAATTGACAAGAGGCGAATACATTTTCTTCGTggttattttctttcaatcctcaatatctaattaacacacatttcatttttttttttttaatcaacatgtgcattaattaatatattttaattaattaattatatcttaaatcaatttaagcaagaaaattgaaataacttatttttttcaatttaaatatgaaaatatgaaaagcaTTATACCTGAtcgaataattgtaaatttctaaactgaagaaacaataaataataaaaaaataataatatctagtAACTTTAAAGCCTCCGGGAAGATCGTGACGTACGGAGAACGCGAGCATCATGGAGAATGCCGGCTATTTGCAACACCGACTATTGTTCAACAGGAACGTATTGATATGTATACGACGAGTGGCGCGAAATCATGCCTAACGGCGATCGACTTCCGGCCACTCGAATCCGCTAGTGAATATACTACGTCTCGCGCCGCGAGCTTAATAACAGATAACCACGAAATAATTGGCAACGATGTTGATATGTAACGTTCCGGTGAAGAAACCTCGCGCGTTCCTCGCGAGCGAGAATTCTTCGGTCCACTTGTCGATCGCACGCGATCGACATTCGATCTTAGCAACGCTCAGATCCTGTACTATCGAACTGTGCGAAATAAAGTAATGTCACATTGCCGTTGAGAATATGTATTCTATTACACATTGTTTTCGATTGAAATCTGACAAATTATCGAGCAGCAAGAAAGCCGCGTATTTTACTATGCGAGTTTACTATGTAGTTGCAGTGGGCGTTGATTCGATCGTAAAGCATCCGAGTGTGCCATAAATAACAATGATATCATCAGAAATAAATCCACCTTCACGTAGCAAGTATATCTTCTATCGCttgtcattatattaaaattgcctAGCCGTGCAATATTTGTGATTATCATTTCGATAATTGGAAAAAGATTGCTCGTAATACATATTGCGATCTGAAATTATCgcaatgattaattttttcatatagcTATTATACTTTCACGAATTGTTATCATTATATGTGGGTGGCTTGATCAAGTTTTCGTAACGAATAGATCGGCCTGCTTTGCTGCGCACTTTGAACAATGTTTAAGCATTgaaattaaactattataattcatCTTGTAGCTCCTGATGATTTAGAAACAACATTGAGAGAATTCAAGTGTGTATCGATTCGATTGAACCAAATATTtcgacaaattaattttcgcaTACAATAGATTAAATCGTGGCACGTGTACTGACGATTAATCGAATCGACCTGACGATAAAACTTCTGATAatagagggaaaaaaaaactattgcCAAAACACTCGGCGGAAAATATGGATATTACATAAGGAAGAATTTAAAGTACTCAGTTTTCAAGAGAAAGTCGTCCCAATTATTGCACGCTATGTGATTGTCCACGCGCGATTGCAATCGCATGGACGCAtgtcatagaaaaaaaaaaaaagcgaaacaCCGCgatctgttatatatatatacgtctcGTTACGATATATCATCCCGTACACGAAACAGTTGTCTGTCTTCGTGTGACCCTCATGGGAAATAAAAAAGCGGGTTTTTGAAGGAATCAATCATTCCCTTCGCATCAAGCTATAGCAATAATTCGTTCGTGTAATGGTGCTCGAAGTTCTCTTCATCAATTGGTTTATCTAACTTCCGATTAAAATCTCCTCAACCATTCGATCGATCGTGATGATGCGTCAACTTTTCGCGTCGAAGCTCGCTTACGTCATTTTTATAACAGGCCACATCTCACTATGAGTTTACATTAAAAGTATTGCGCGTGTGGATGATAAAGTTTCACTtctgttttctttacaaaagGCTGGCTCTGCGTCGACAAAAATTCTCATCGCGGAATCGTGACACGTCTCCGCTATCGCGTCACGATTACCTCGAAGAGGGAAAAGGGAAAACAAGCGAGGAAAGTCTCTCGTGTCATgaaaactctctctctcatcaAACTCTTTGTAGAGCTTGAATAGTGAAACCGAAAACTCATCATGATTCGCGGCGATCATTGCGACGTTTAAATGCAAACGTTAATGTTAAACGTAATCGTTAATCCCGTCTCGTCGGCGTCGAAACGAAAAGTCGATGGTATTGCAATCGCGAAGTAACGCACTCTCGCCGGACTTACACCAGAGCGGCAGCGAGAACGAGCACCGGTAACGTCGCATCGACGTATATTTTACATCCGGTGGCCGACGACGAGTATTTACCGACATTCTTGCCTGCGCAACCCATCCTCTCGAGCGGAATATTTTGCACGGAGTACTCGCGATGTTCCGAAACCATCGTGCAGATTGTTCGTTTCTTCGACATCATCTCGTCGTCCTTGTCGCGCAGATTTGCGAGCCATATGGAATACCATCGTAGATCGCACTCACAAATCAGAGGATTATCTGTgtgaaagagaaatagaaagggaaggaaataaaaatgagtCAAATCTCGCGAACTGTATGAAGTTTTTCGAATGCTTCGAAATGCAATCTAAGTTTGATTTAAGTCtcaatcttattaaaattacaatttatcaaagcagttatatatgtatataaccacgattatatatttcacgtacgtgaaatatatattattttattccgtGATTAGAGACTTTCTtccactattttatataaaatttgtactgTTTACTTGAAAGTAAAAGAGATATGTATATTCGTTACCTGTTATATCGATATGACGTAGAGTGTCAAGGATACTTTCCGTGACTTCTTCTGAGATATGTTGAAGTttgttattttgtaaattcaaagtttCCAGCGAATTAAGGTTTTCGAATACCAGAGGCGGAAGCGTTTTAATCCTGAAAAGAAAGTGTAATGATGCAGAATACTTTGTATACGTCAGAGAAAGCTTTTCAGCATATTCatgttaataaattctaaGATGGATTATTAAActgtaaaatgttaaatgtgACCTAAATCTTCAACAtatggaagaaaaaatattacatatttttctgcaGATTAAGAAAAGTGATGGAATCTCCGTAACCCGTGAAAGCGTCCTCCGGAAGTACAGTGATGTTATTTGCCCGCAAGTCAAGATGACGTAACCGATGCAAACGTCGTAGAGCATCGCTCGGTACcgaatgtaaattattatctccCAGtcgtaaatattgtaaattttctgaaatgaaaaattagagATACGTTAAAAAGAACGTTTTGATTTCAGATTTAAGTTATGAAGATgacaaattattgtaaaatttcctTGTTTATCAGCTTCTTTGTGTAAAGGAACTGATTTTCTCATTTGATGATACGatgtaatgtaattaaaacactcatgtaagattataaaatatgtatattaagccGAATCAGACAGCAATCTAGTTCACAGTAATTAACTGCGTTACGTGAGAAGCACCAATAATAACCTTCGAGTGTTACGACACGCTTAAACGAATTTCTTTGGATGGATTTTAGTTATAATCGAATCAAGCTATCCGTAGAaccgaataaaaaaatcaatcaagATAAATTTACGCAAGTatgaatcaaatattttaatcggaACCTTTGATTGGATCCGTCATTATAATGAaacaatacataattataaataaaaaaattatccatcTTTTgatgagatatttaaaaagctgaataaaaaagaaatatttattacttattatatataaatataattcaaactgtatgtatgtaaatacctatttttaatgtagataaaatatttgttatatgattttaatctttttaatcttctaagagagataaaagtatataataataatacaatatttttaaggataagatatttcaacatattaaatataaaagatatttaattcaaactaatatttagtttatatttgtTCATAGCAACGTTTACATCCGATCGAATCATTTATCTTGATCGTAAAGCTAGCAATATGTTGCTTGACTGAATCGTCGAAAATGTCAATACTGTTCGCTCGCATGGAATATCGCTTTGTCGAAATATTCTATCTTGATATTCGGATTCGTGTCTATAGGATGTAGCAAGATGAAGGGTTGTTTGTAAAGTGTCGTTTGCTCGTTTATATCCACACCCAAAGGGAACCGATTGCATCGCCGGCGAGCAGTCGTGGTACGCGGTAAATTTAAATGCTAAGCAGTTGTGATGTTCAGAAcgacaaataaaatagaacGTGATCTGCAAAGACCGCCAGAATTTCAtggtaaaataaacataagatCATGCGAATTCTGCAGCTGTATTGAAATCGAGTATTGAAACGATTTATATCTCCATGtgttgtatacatatacaattttaactatttgataaatataaataaaatagataatatatatctttaataataatatattacatatcaagctgttaatttctttaatgctttatttgattaaaaaactttcaagaataataataatttaaatatataataatttaaacgttTTAAACGTTGCATTCGTGTGTATAcggttaataaatattaaataactatttaagttataattatagttacCTTCTAGACCGATGAATGCATTGGGATCCACGTGGGTAATTTGATTTCCGTCGAGTTCCAAAGAGTTTAATTGCGTCAAATGGGAGAATACACGCGCTGGGACTTCACGGATGTGATTGTGCGCCAATCCTAATGAATCAAGTGCTTTCAATCCTGAAAAAGCAAAACGTTTTATCGATGAGTCCATTTCATTTAATTGTATGAAACACCCGTAATACATGTGCGTTCATTAAAGTCgttttatgtgtgtatgtgtaactcgaatatgtaataaattaaaaaagttgattaatcaaaattgaaattgttatGCAAAAAGGGTTCAGAGAAAAACTGAATTgcttgtaaaaatgtattttacgtacattttcaaataagttttgtattaaaataaatatttaaaaaaaatatatatcttgcaaaatagaataaattatggACATTTTACCTTCGAAGTCACCTTCTTCTATGGTTGCTATGCGATTTTCTtgcaattctaattttttcaataattctaaCGAATTTAAAGCTTGAGTTGGGATCCTTATAAGTTCGTTTCCGCCTAAATTAAGCCTCTTGAGTCTTCGACTATAAACGCGAAATTTAAAACcattcttattttcttataattagaaGTTGGAATATtggcttttatttttaattcgcatTATCTTATTAGCTATTAACTAAGCAAATATAACTTTAagtatctcttttatattttaagtgaATAAGAAAAAGCTTTTTAATTCTGTTTTCATTTTCTTAGTATACACAGACAGTAGAAAAGACTTACTTATCGAGTCCTTTGAATGCATCTGGTTCTATACTAGATATCTTGTTTTCATAAAGCGTTAGGATTTCAAGTGTATCGAGACCTTCGAAAGCCTTGTTATGTATGGCTGCGATTTTGTTACGATTCAAATTCAAAATCAGGAGATGATGGAGGTCTCGTAATGCATGGGATGGGACACTACTCAGCGAATTTTGAGAAAGATCCAGCTGTGTCAATCCCGATCCTGCAAGGAAGTATTATTCAATTCTGTGTTATAATCACTTATATAAACTCTATTTTGATTGTTTTTGAAGTTCTTTctcacattaatataataatttgggACATACATATCCTTcttattgcattaaaaaaattttattaattcattatacaAATAGTAATTACGTATAGCATCTGAGATTCACTTCCTCgtcattttaatatcttatgtCTTAAGAGAATGCAAATTTCAAATTCTGGCActattatagataattaaaaaatgctgatacataaaaacaaataataataagtaattgcACTATCAgccaaaattataatacttatttatgtttgatttagaaatatgtgtgtatctGTACCCATATAGAAATATACACGcccaagaataaaaataatttaacaagattattttgcgaacattattaatattttttacgaaaaaacaTTGGCGCTGAATAATGATATGTACgaagagttttttttaaatctcctttctattttatatacaaacttAATTATCCGTAAAACTTGGGATGCGAAGTCAGTTCccattggaaaaaaaaaaaaaaaaaaaaaaaaaaaaaacattttctataGTTCTCATACACATGTTACGAATCTTAAAGCGATATCACACCGAGATGTCTCGCATCAGTGTCGCGTTCTCATTAAGGTTCCCGTATCCGACGGATACGCGATATGGTTATCTCATCGTATCTCGACTGTACCGCAGGTGTaaaaagaatgtatttttcaGTCCCTTACAGTAATTTATTCCGAATCTGCGTGGCCGCCATGTGGCGGCTTACTAAGTTCCAGAGCTtggtaagagatataaaagcgggttaaatttgcaattgaCTTTAACGCGAGCCTCGCGTGACAGCCTGAGTACCTCGATGTtggctttaatataaaaaactgatCTTAAATCTTCCATGAAAGTCTTTTGACGCCAGAGGATAGCTGCTGTTCTACgccataaaaaaatgttatactaCATGAAGTAGTGCGGGGTTTTTTTCATCACTTCATGTACTGGCAGCGACGTGCCTTGAAATTG contains:
- the LOC140672765 gene encoding uncharacterized protein, producing MREHGLLDVWRLVWLLCLVLATGLAQVSQVCPTHNDISPCYCSMKKSGLDIVCEITDMTQISKAMTVLKGKTNIVIFYLRLRHNNLPKLQGYVFLGLDIRHLTIHNSSLAVLEESSLSSLGSGLTQLDLSQNSLSSVPSHALRDLHHLLILNLNRNKIAAIHNKAFEGLDTLEILTLYENKISSIEPDAFKGLDNRRLKRLNLGGNELIRIPTQALNSLELLKKLELQENRIATIEEGDFEGLKALDSLGLAHNHIREVPARVFSHLTQLNSLELDGNQITHVDPNAFIGLEENLQYLRLGDNNLHSVPSDALRRLHRLRHLDLRANNITVLPEDAFTGYGDSITFLNLQKNMIKTLPPLVFENLNSLETLNLQNNKLQHISEEVTESILDTLRHIDITDNPLICECDLRWYSIWLANLRDKDDEMMSKKRTICTMVSEHREYSVQNIPLERMGCAGKNVGKYSSSATGCKIYVDATLPVLVLAAALV